A region from the Pectinophora gossypiella chromosome 29, ilPecGoss1.1, whole genome shotgun sequence genome encodes:
- the LOC126379343 gene encoding putative uncharacterized protein DDB_G0282133 isoform X17, giving the protein MKNIVGLLVLLAFVAVQGLPNPGRRYDDSDYSVYSEQELSHEENSEQSQEESSDEYESVQSYGGRTRSVKESNTSSKHSESESSNTSQSNKLIISKGDGNVQTTTSSSKSSKTSSSKSEKHSSSRRVIESGYSDDDDYYTKSGRWGSTDDSYYQSDSDERSTIDESEERYRSDKIRQDNDSEQNADGDNNSDIDQDNRNNQNAVAGKGSTITQNNINNQNAVAGKGSTITQNNKNNQNAKAETGSTIIQNHVNNQNARAEEGSTITQNNINDQNAKAGKGSTIYQTYENNQNAKADKGSTITQNSENNQNAKAEKGSSINQSNENNQNARGEKGSTIKQDNESNQNAKGEKGSSIKQTNKNNQNAKAGKGATIRQDNESNQNAKAEKGATIRQDNESNQNAKAERGANIRQDNESNQNAKAEKGATIRQDNESNQNAKAEKGATIRQDNESNQNARGEKGSTIKQTNENNQNAKADRGSTIRQDNESNQNAKAGKGATIRQDNESNQNAHGGKGSTIKQTNENNQNAKADRGSTIRQDNESNQNAKAGKGANIRQDNESNQNARGERGSTIKQTNENNQNAKADSGSTIRQDNESNQNAKAGKGATIRQDNESNQNAHGGKGSTIKQTNENNQNAKADSGSTIRQDNESNQNAKAGKGATIRQDNESNQNAKAGKGATIKQDNESNQNARGERGSTIKQTNENNQNAKADSGSTIRQDNESNQNAKAGKGATIRQDNESNQNAHGGKGSTIKQDNKNNQNAKADRGSTIRQDNESNQNAKAGKGATIRQDNENNQNAHGGKGSIIKQTNENNQNAKADRGSTIRQDNESNQNAKAGKGATIRQDNESNQNAHGERGSTIKQTNENNQNAKADRGSTIRQDNESNQNAKAGKGATIKQDNESNQNARGERGSTIKQTNENNQNAKADKSSTIRQDNESNQNAKAGKGATVRQDNESNQNARGERGSTIKQTNENNQNAKADRGSTIRQDNESNQNAKAGKGATIRQDNESNQNAKAGKGATIKQDNESNQNARGERGSTIKQTNENNQNAKADRGSTIRQDNESNQNAKAGKKATVRQDNESNQNARGERGSTIKQTNENNQNAKADRGSTIRQDNESNQNAKAGKGATIRQDNESNQNAHGGKGSTIKQDNKNNQNAKADRGSTIRQDNENNQNAKADRGSTIRQDNESNQNAKAGKGATIKQDNESNQNARGERGSTIKQTNENNQNAKADSGSTIRQDNESNQNAKAGKGATIKQDNESNQNARGERGSTIKQTNENNQNAKADSGSTIRQDNESNQNAKAGKGATIRQDNESNQNAHGGKGSTIKQDNKNNQKAKADRGSTIRQDNENNQNAKADRGSTIRQDNESNQNAKAGKGATIKQDNESNQNARGERGSTIKQTNENNQNAKADSGSTIRQDNESNQNAKAGKGATIRQDNESNQNAHGGKGSTIKQDNKNNQKAKADRGSTIRQDNENNQNAKADRGSTIRQDNESNQNAKAGKGATIRQDNESNQNAHGGKGSTIKQDNKNNQNAKADRGSTIRQDNESNQNAKAGKGATIRQDNENNQNAHGGMGSTIKQTNENNQNAKADRGSTIRQDNESNQNAKAGKGATIRQDNESNQNARGERGSTIKQTNENNQNAKADRGSTIRQDNESNQNAKAGKGATIRQDNESNQNARGEIGSTIKQANENNQNAKADRGSTIRQDNESNQNAKAGKGATIRQDNENNQNAHGGKGSTIKQTNENNQNAKADRGSTIRQDNESNQNAKAGKGATIRQDNENKQNAHGGKGSTIKQTNENNQNAKADRGSTIRQDNESNQNAKAGKGATIRQDNESNQNAKAGKGATIKQDNESNQNARGERGSTIKQTNENNQNAKADSGSTIRQDNESNQNAKAGKGATIKQDNESNQNARGERGSTIKQTNENNQNAKAGKGATIRQDNESNQNAHGGKGSTIKQDNKNNQNAKADRGSTIRQDNENNQNAKADRGSTIRQDNESNQNAKAGKGATIRQDNESNQNAHGGKGSTIKQDNKNNQNAKADRGSTIRQYNESNQNAKAGKGATIRQDNESNQNARGEIGSTIKQANENNQNAKADRGSTIRQDNESNQNAKAGKGATIRQDNENKQNAHGGKGSTIKQDNKNNQNAKADRGSTIRQDNESNQNAKAGKGATIRQDNENNQNAKADRGSTIRQDNESNQNAKAGKGATIRQDNENKQNAHGGKGSTIKQDNKNNQNAKADRGSTIRQDNESNQNAKAGKGATIKQDNESNQNARGERGSTIKQTNENNQNAKADSGSTIRQDNESNQNAKAGKGATIRQDNESNQNAHGGKGSTIQQDNKNNQNAKADRGSTIRQDNESNQNAKAGRGATIRQDNENNQNAHGGKGSTIKQDNKNNQNARGGDRSSISQDNENRQIAKAKVCSKVRHTNKNKQNAKGERGTNIGQNNDNNQNAHGGKGSHIKQTNENNQNAKGGKGSTIRQDNENNQNARGGKGSTIRQDNENNQNARGGKGSTIRQDNESNQHAHGGKGSTIRQDNENNQNAHGGKGSHIKQTNENNQNAKGGKGSTIRQDNENNQNARGGKGSTIRQDNESNQNARGGKGSTIRQDNENNQNAKGGKGSTIKQDNRNNQNAAGGNDSVIRQDNKNHQNAETGERSKIKHDKNDHVKDCSKEELNKRKNSTTVKKVTKEVVLKKDKRSEVNESESSKTKEKSKSKVKTVVKTKTVEKTKEQNSKGEKHHCGN; this is encoded by the exons ATGAAGAATATAGTCGGACTTCTGGTGTTATTG gCTTTTGTCGCTGTCCAGGGTTTACCTA atCCTGGCAGACGTTATGatgattcagattattcagTTTATTCCGAacaag AATTGTCACACGAAGAAAACAGTGAACAGTCTCAGGAGGAGTCTAGCGACGAATATGAATCTGTCCAATCATACGGCGGCAGAACGAGATCAGTTAAAGAAAGCAACACATCTTCAAAACACAGCGAATCCGAATCTAGCAACACCTCACAATCTAACAAACTGATAATATCCAAGGGTGACGGAAACGTACAGACGACAACATCGTCATCAAAATCATCTAAAACTTCTAGCAGCAAATCTGAAAAGCACTCCAGTTCCAGACGTGTAATTGAAAGTGGTTATTCTGATGATGACGATTATTACACGAAATCGGGACGATGGGGATCAACTGACGACTCATATTACCAATCTGACTCTGATGAAAGATCAACTATTGATGAAAGTGAAGAGAGATATCGAAGCGATAAAATACGACAAGACAACGATAGCGAGCAAAATGCTGACGGCGACAACAACTCAGACATAGATCAAGATAACAGGAATAATCAAAATGCTGTTGCTGGAAAAGGGTCGacaataacacaaaataacataaataatcaaAATGCTGTTGCTGGAAAAGGATCGACAATtacacaaaataacaaaaataaccaAAATGCTAAGGCTGAAACAGGATCAACAATAATACAAAACCACGTAAATAACCAGAACGCCAGAGCTGAAGAAGGTTCGACTATTACACAAAACAACATTAATGACCAAAATGCAAAAGCTGGAAAAGGCTCAACAATATACCAGACCTACGAAAATAACCAAAATGCAAAAGCTGATAAAGGATCCACAATAACACAAAATAGCGAAAATAATCAAAACGCGAAAGCAGAAAAAGGCTCTAGTATAAATCAATCTAATGAGAATAACCAGAACGCCAGAGGAGAAAAAGGTTCAACTATAAAACAGgacaacgaaagcaaccagaatgcaAAAGGTGAAAAAGGTTCTAGTATAAAACAGACCAATAAAAACAATCAGAACGCCAAAGCCGGCAAAGGTgcgactatcagacaagataacgaaagcaaccaaaATGCCAAGGCCGAAAAAGGAGCCACTAtaagacaagataacgaaagcaaccagaacgcCAAGGCCGAAAGAGGTGCCaatatcagacaagataacgaaagcaaccagaacgcCAAGGCCGAAAAAGGTGCGAcaatcagacaagataacgaaagcaaccagaacgcCAAGGCCGAAAAAGGTGccactatcagacaagataacgaaagcaaccagaacgcCAGAGGTGAAAAAGGTTCGACGATAAAACAGACAAACGAAAACAATCAGAACGCCAAGGCCGACAGAGGTTCGACTATCAGACAGgacaacgaaagcaaccagaacgcCAAGGCCGGAAAAGGGGccactatcagacaagataacgaaagcaaccaaaatgctcatggcggaaagggCTCGACTATCAAACAGacaaacgaaaacaaccagaacGCCAAGGCCGACAGAGGTTCAACTATCAGACAGgacaacgaaagcaaccagaacgcCAAGGCCGGAAAAGGAGCCAATATCAGACAAGATAatgaaagcaaccagaatgccagAGGTGAAAGAGGTTCGACGATAAAACAGacaaacgaaaacaaccagaatgccaaAGCTGACAGTGGTTCGACTATCAGACAGgacaacgaaagcaaccagaacgcCAAGGCCGGAAAAGGGGccactatcagacaagataacgaaagcaaccagaatgctcatggcggaaaggggtcgacgATAAAACAGacaaacgaaaacaaccagaatgccaaAGCCGACAGTGGTTCGACTATCAGACAGgacaacgaaagcaaccagaacgcCAAGGCCGGAAAAGGGGccactatcagacaagataacgaaagcaaccagaacgcCAAGGCTGGAAAAGGAGCGACTATCaaacaagataacgaaagcaaccagaatgcgAGAGGTGAAAGAGGTTCGACGATAAAACAGacaaacgaaaacaaccagaatgccaaAGCCGACAGTGGTTCGACTATCAGACAGGACAATGAAAGCAACCAGAACGCCAAGGCCGGAAAAGGGGccactatcagacaagataacgaaagcaaccagaatgctcatggcggaaaggggtcgactatcaaACAAGACAACaaaaacaaccagaatgccaaGGCCGACAGAGGTTCGACTATCAGACAGgacaacgaaagcaaccagaatgccaaGGCCGGTAAAGGAGccactatcagacaagataacgaaaacaaccagaatgctcatggcggaaaggggtcgatTATCAAACAGacaaacgaaaacaaccagaacGCCAAGGCCGACAGAGGTTCAACTATCAGACAGgacaacgaaagcaaccagaatgccaaGGCCGGTAAAGGAGccactatcagacaagataacgaaagcaaccagaatgctcatggcgAAAGGGGGTCGACTATCAAACAGacaaacgaaaacaaccagaacGCCAAGGCCGACAGAGGTTCAACTATCAGACAAgacaacgaaagcaaccagaatgccaaAGCCGGTAAAGGAGCCACTATCAAACAAGATAACGAAAGTAACCAAAATGCCAGAGGTGAAAGAGGTTCGACGATAAAACAGACgaacgaaaacaaccagaatgccaaGGCCGACAAAAGCTCAACTATCAGACAGgacaacgaaagcaaccagaacgcCAAGGCCGGAAAAGGAGCCACtgtcagacaagataacgaaagcaaccagaatgccagAGGTGAAAGAGGTTCGACGATAAAACAGACgaacgaaaacaaccagaatgccaaGGCCGACAGAGGCTCAACTATCAGACAGgacaacgaaagcaaccagaacgcCAAGGCTGGAAAAGGAGccactatcagacaagataacgaaagtaACCAGAACGCCAAAGCTGGAAAAGGGGCCACTATCAAACAAGATAACGAAAGTAACCAAAATGCCAGAGGTGAAAGAGGTTCGACGATAAAACAGACgaacgaaaacaaccagaatgctAAGGCCGACAGAGGCTCAACTATCAGACAGgacaacgaaagcaaccagaacgcCAAGGCCGGAAAAAAAGCCACtgtcagacaagataacgaaagcaaccagaatgccagAGGTGAAAGAGGTTCGACGATAAAACAGacaaacgaaaacaaccagaacGCCAAGGCCGACAGAGGTTCAACTATCAGACAGgacaacgaaagcaaccagaacgcCAAAGCCGGAAAAGGAGccactatcagacaagataacgaaagcaaccagaatgctcatggcggaaaggggtcgactatcaaACAAGACAACaaaaacaaccagaatgccaaGGCCGACAGAGGTTCGACTATCAGACAGgacaacgaaaacaaccagaatgccaaGGCCGACAGAGGTTCGACTATCAGACAGgacaacgaaagcaaccagaacgcCAAGGCCGGAAAAGGAGCGACTATAaaacaagataacgaaagcaaccagaatgcgAGAGGTGAAAGAGGTTCGACGATTAAACAGacaaacgaaaacaaccagaatgccaaAGCCGACAGTG GTTCGACTATCAGACAGgacaacgaaagcaaccagaacgcCAAGGCCGGAAAAGGAGCGACTATCaaacaagataacgaaagcaaccagaatgcgAGAG GCGAAAGAGGTTCGACGATAAAACAGacaaacgaaaacaaccagaatgccaaAGCCGACAGTGGTTCGACTATCAGACAGgacaacgaaagcaaccagaacgcCAAAGCCGGAAAAGGAGccactatcagacaagataacgaaagcaaccagaatgctcatggcggaaaggggtcgactatcaaACAAGACAACAAAAACAACCAGAAAGCCAAGGCCGACAGAGGTTCGACTATCAGACAGgacaacgaaaacaaccagaatgccaaGGCCGACAGAGGTTCGACTATCAGACAGgacaacgaaagcaaccagaacgcCAAGGCCGGAAAAGGAGCGACTATCaaacaagataacgaaagcaaccagaatgcgAGAGGTGAAAGAGGTTCGACGATAAAACAGacaaacgaaaacaaccagaatgccaaAGCCGACAGTGGTTCGACTATCAGACAGgacaacgaaagcaaccagaacgcCAAAGCCGGAAAAGGAGccactatcagacaagataacgaaagcaaccagaatgctcatggcggaaaggggtcgactatcaaACAAGACAACAAAAACAACCAGAAAGCCAAGGCCGACAGAGGTTCGACTATCAGACAGgacaacgaaaacaaccagaatgccaaGGCCGACAGAGGTTCGACTATCAGACAGgacaacgaaagcaaccagaacgcCAAGGCCGGAAAAGGAGccactatcagacaagataacgaaagcaaccagaatgctcatggcggaaaggggtcgactatcaaACAAGACAACaaaaacaaccagaatgccaaGGCCGACAGAGGTTCGACTATCAGACAGgacaacgaaagcaaccagaatgccaaGGCCGGTAAAGGAGccactatcagacaagataacgaaaacaaccagaatgctcatggcggaaTGGGGTCGACTATCAAACAGacaaacgaaaacaaccagaatgccaaGGCCGACAGAGGTTCAACTATCAGACAGgacaacgaaagcaaccagaatgccaaAGCCGGTAAAGGAGccactatcagacaagataacgaaagcaaccagaatgccagAGGTGAAAGAGGTTCGACGATAAAACAGacaaacgaaaacaaccagaatgccaaGGCCGACAGAGGCTCAACTATCAGACAGgacaacgaaagcaaccagaacgcCAAGGCCGGAAAAGGAGccactatcagacaagataacgaaagcaaccaaaATGCCAGAGGTGAAATAGGTTCGACGATAAAACAGGcaaacgaaaacaaccagaatgccaaGGCCGACAGAGGCTCAACTATCAGACAGgacaacgaaagcaaccagaatgccaaGGCCGGTAAAGGAGccactatcagacaagataacgaaaacaaccagaatgctcatggcggaaaggggtcgactatcaaacagacaaacgaaaacaaccagaacGCCAAGGCCGACAGAGGTTCAACTATCAGACAGgacaacgaaagcaaccagaatgccaaGGCCGGAAAAGGAGccactatcagacaagataacgaaaacaagcagaatgctcatggcggaaaggggtcgacgATAAAACAGacaaacgaaaacaaccagaacGCCAAGGCCGACAGAGGTTCAACTATCAGACAGgacaacgaaagcaaccagaacgcCAAGGCCGGAAAAGGAGctactatcagacaagataacgaaagcaaccagaacgcCAAGGCTGGAAAAGGAGCGACTATCaaacaagataacgaaagcaaccagaatgcgAGAGGCGAAAGAGGTTCGACGATAAAACAGacaaacgaaaacaaccagaatgccaaAGCCGACAGTGGTTCGACTATCAGACAGgacaacgaaagcaaccagaacgcCAAGGCCGGAAAAGGAGCGACTATCaaacaagataacgaaagcaaccagaatgcgAGAGGTGAAAGAGGTTCGACGATAAAACAGacaaacgaaaacaaccagaatgccaaAGCCGGAAAAGGAGCCAcaatcagacaagataacgaaagcaaccagaatgctcatggcggaaaAGGGTCGACTATCAAACAAGACAACaaaaacaaccagaatgccaaGGCCGACAGAGGTTCGACTATCAGACAGgacaacgaaaacaaccagaatgccaaGGCCGACAGAGGTTCGACTATCAGACAGgacaacgaaagcaaccagaacgcCAAGGCCGGAAAAGGAGccactatcagacaagataacgaaagcaaccagaatgctcatggcggaaaggggtcgactatcaaACAAGACAACaaaaacaaccagaatgccaaGGCCGACAGAG GCTCAACTATCAGACAGTacaacgaaagcaaccagaacgcCAAGGCCGGAAAAGGAGccactatcagacaagataacgaaagcaaccaaaATGCCAGAGGTGAAATAGGTTCAACGATAAAACAGGcaaacgaaaacaaccagaatgccaaGGCCGACAGAGGCTCAACTATCAGACAGgacaacgaaagcaaccagaatgccaaGGCCGGAAAAGGAGccactatcagacaagataacgaaaacaagcagaatgctcatggcggaaaggggtcgacgATAAAACAAGACAACaaaaacaaccagaatgccaaGGCCGACAGAGGTTCGACTATCAGACAGgacaacgaaagcaaccagaatgccaaGGCCGGTAAAGGAGccactatcagacaagataacgaaaacaaccagaatgcaAAGGCCGACAGGG GTTCAACTATCAGACAGgacaacgaaagcaaccagaatgccaaGGCCGGAAAAGGAGccactatcagacaagataacgaaaacaagcagaatgctcatggcggaaaggggtcgacgATAAAACAAGACAACaaaaacaaccagaatgccaaGGCCGACAGAGGTTCGACTATCAGACAGGACAATGAAAGCAACCAGAACGCCAAGGCCGGAAAAGGAGCTACTATCAAACAAGATAACGAAAGTAACCAGAATGCGAGAGGTGAAAGAGGTTCGACGATAAAACAGacaaacgaaaacaaccagaatgccaaAGCCGACAGTGGTTCGACTATCAGACAGgacaacgaaagcaaccagaacgcCAAGGCCGGAAAAGGGGccactatcagacaagataacgaaagcaaccagaatgctcatggcggaaaggggtcgaccATCCAACAAGACAACaaaaacaaccagaatgccaaGGCCGACAGAGGTTCGACTATCAGACAGgacaacgaaagcaaccagaatgccaaGGCCGGTAGAGGAGccactatcagacaagataacgaaaacaaccagaatgcgcatggcggaaaggggtcgactatcaaACAAGACAACAAAAATAACCAGAATGCCAGAGGTGGAGACCGATCATCTATTAGTCAAGATAACGAAAACCGTCAGATTGCTAAAGCCAAAGTATGCTCTAAAGtacgacatacaaataaaaacaaacaaaacgcgAAAGGTGAAAGAGGAACAAATATAGGACAAAATAACGATAAcaaccagaatgctcatggcggaaaggggtcgcatataaaacaaacaaacgaaaacAACCAAAATGCTAAAGGCGGAAAGGGATCCACAATCAGACAAGACAACGAAAATAACCAGAATGCCAGAG gcggaaaggggtcgactatcagacaagataacgaaaacaaccagaatgccagaggcggaaaagggtcgactatcagacaagataacgaaagcaaccaacatgctcatggcggaaaggggtcgactatcagacaagataacgaaaacaaccagaatgcgCATGGCGGAAAAGGGtcgcatataaaacaaacaaacgaaaacAACCAAAATGCTAAAGGCGGAAAGGGATCCACCATCAGACAAgacaacgaaaacaaccagaatgccagaggcggaaaggggtcgactatcagacaagataacgaaagcaaccagaatgctagaggcggaaaggggtccactatcagacaagataatgaaaacaaccagaatgctaaaggcggaaaggggtcgactatcaaACAAGACAACAGAAACAACCAGAACGCCGCAGGTGGTAATGATTCAGTTATTAGACAAGATAATAAAAACCACCAAAATGCTGAAACCGGAGAACGATCTAAGATAAAACATGATAAGAATGACCATGTCAAAGATTGCTCGAAGGAGGAATTAAATAAGCGTAAGAATTCTACTACAGTTAAGAAGGTTACCAAAGAGGTCGTTCTTAAAAAGGACAAGAGATCCGAAGTCAATGAATCTGAGTCATcgaaaactaaagaaaaaagtaaatctAAAGTTAAAACGGTAGTGAAGACAAAGACAGTTGAAAAAACCAAAGAGCAGAATTCGAAAGGCGAAAAACATCATTGTGGTAACTAA